TCGATCACGACCTCGCCCAGGATATCGTCGACCGGGCCATGGCCATTTTGCCGTACAACGTCAACGTCATGGACAGCCAGGGGCTGATCCTCGGCAGCGGCGAGCCGGAGCGGATCAACACCCGCCACGAAGGCGCGCAACTGGTGCTGGCCAACGGTCGGGTGGTGGAGATCGACGCGCAGACGGCGGTGCATCTGAAAGGCGTGCAACCGGGGATCAATCTGCCGTTGTTGCTCGACCAGCGCTTGATCGGTGTGCTCGGCATTACCGGCGAGCCGGAGCAACTGCGCACCTACGCCGAACTGGTGCGCATGACGGCTGAGATGCTGGTCGGCCAGCGCAACCAGCAATCCGAGCAGCAATGGCGACGGCAACGTTGCGATGACTTGCTGGCGTTGTTACTGAGCGAGGCGGGGGATTCGCCAAGGCTGGTCGATGAGGCTCAGCAACTCGGGCTAAAACCGCAACTGACGCGGGTGCCATATCTTTTCGAATTAGGTCTGGAGCACGGGCCGGGGCAGACCGTCGAGGCGCTGAGTGCGTGGCTGATGTCACGGTATCCGGACAGTTGGTGCGTGAGTTCGGCCAAGTCATCGCTGCTCTGGTGCCGGCCGGCCAGTCAGAACGTCGAGCATGATCGCCTGCTGGAAAAACTCGATGGTCTGGGCTGGAACATCCTGCGCATTGCGGTCGGCGGGCAGGCCGATGGGCTGGCCGGGCTACGCCGTTGCTATCGACGGGTGGGCGATTTGCTCGCCTATGGTCGTGAAGTTCTGCCGCGTTCACGGCTGCTGACCCTCAATCGTTATCGTTTGCCGGTGATGCTCTGGCGCCATCGCAACGATGATGCGCTCGACGAGTTACTCAAACCGTTGCGCAAGGTGATCGCCAAGGACAGCAACGGCCAGTTGCTCGCGACTCTGCGCAGTTGGTGCGATCACGACGGGCAGAGCCAGGCCTGCGCCGATGCGTTGGGGATTCACCGCAACAGCCTGCGCTATCGGATGGAGCGGATTGCCGAGTTGAGCGGGGTCGATCCATTGAAGCTCGACGGCATGCTGGCGTTGTATCTCGGTGTGCAATTGCTGCCGCAGATATAGGGTGCTTGTTAGGACGCCATCGCTGGCAAGCCAGCTCCCACAGAGATATCAGTCACTCACCCGTTTTGTGCACACCTGATGACCCTGTGGGAGCTGGCTTGCCAGCGATAGGGCCGGGACATTCAGCATCAATTCCAGAGCCTTTGTGAAAATGAACAATAAACGCCAATCCAACTTGTGCAGCGGACAGGCGTCAACGCGCAAGACGACTGGCAGCATGAGGGGCATTGGAACTGGAGAATTCGCATGAAAATCGTCATCGCCCCCGATTCGTTCAAGGACAGCCTGAGTGCCCAAGGTGTTGCAGAAGCCATTGCGCTGGGCCTGGCGCAGGTCTGGCCACAGGCGACGCTGATCAAATGCCCAATGGCCGACGGTGGCGAAGGGACGGTGGAATCGATTCTCGCGGCGTGCGAAGGCGAACTGCGCCGCACCCGCGTGCGCGGCCCGTTGGGTGCAGCAGTTGAAGCCGCGTGGGGTTGGCTGCCGCACAACCACACCGCAATCATCGAAATGGCCGAAGCAAGCGGCCTGCAACTGGTGCCGCCGGGGCAGCGTGATGCGTGCGTCAGCAGCACCTTCGGCACCGGAGAGCTGATCCGCGCAGCGCTGGACGCCGGCGCGCAACGGGTGATCCTTGCCATCGGCGGCAGCGCCACCAACGACGGCGGCGCCGGGGCGATGCAGGCGCTGGGCGTGAAATTGCTGGATGCTCAAGGGCAATCACTGGTGCCGGGCGGTCTGGCGCTGGCGCAACTTGCACGACTGGATTTGAGCGAGCTCGACCCGCGTCTGGCACAAGTCCGTTTCGACATCGCCGCCGACGTCAACAATCCGCTGTGCGGCCCTCACGGCGCCTCGGCGATTTTCGGCCCGCAGAAGGGCGCATCACCTGCGCAGGTGCAGCAACTGGATCAGGCGCTCGGCCACTTCGCCGAACTCTGCGCGCTGGCGTTGGGCAAGGATGTTCGCGATGAGCCAGGCAGCGGTGCTGCGGGTGGACTGGGTTTTGCGGCCAAAGCATTTCTCGGCGCGCAGTTCCAGGCCGGGGTTGAAGTGGTCGCGGAACTGGTCGGGCTGGCCGATGCAGTGAAGGGCGCAGATCTGCTGATCACCGGGGAAGGGCGCTTCGATGCCCAGACCCTGCGCGGCAAAACTCCGTTCGGCGTAGCTCGGATCGCCAAGCAACACGGTGTGCCGGTAATCGTTATTGCCGGCACCTTGGGCGAGGGCTATCAGGAACTCTACGATCACGGCATCGACGCCGCATTCGCCGTCACCAGTGGCCCGATGACCCTCGAACACGCCTGCGCCGAAGCTCCGCGCCTGTTGCGCGAACGTGCCACAGACATCGCTCGCGTCTGGCGAATGGCGACCCCGGCCTGACCTGTCACCCATCATCTAAACCAGTGGGTGTTTCAATGCTGAAACACCCGCAACACTTTGAAAAATATTTCTTCTTTACACGCAAACTTCCTAAAGCCTGGCCGATATAGCTAACAGGCGCACACAAGATTACCCAGCACAGTGACGCCGGACTGAAACCCGCCCGATGGGTCAGTGATCACGGCATGGACGCTCGTAGTTTCAATCATCCGAGAGTCCTACTATGTCCTTGCGTAATCTGAATATCGCGCCCCGTGCCTTCCTCGGTTTTGCCTTTATTGCCCTGCTCGTGATCGTGCTCGGCGTGTTCGCCGTCAACCGCATGTCGGTCATTCGCCAGGCCTCTGTCGAAATGCAGACCAATCAGTTGCCCAGCGTCGCTTACCTTGGCGTGGTGACGGAAAACGTATTGCGCCTGCGGATCCTGTCGTTCCGCATTCTGGTCAACCGTGACGCTGCCGGCCTGCAAGATGCACAGACTCGCATCGGCGTGCTGGTCGACAAGGTACGCAGCGCTCAGGCCGCCTACGCCGCATTGCCGGCAGAGAGTGAAGAGCGCGCGCAATACCAGGCTTTCGCGACGACCCTGGACAATTACCTGCAAGCCCAGAACCAGATGATGGACTTGTCGCGTCAGGACAAGGTCGAGGACATGCGCACCCTGATCAACACGAAGATCAAGGACGGCACCGACCAGATGGGCGAGCAGCTCAACAAACTGATTGCGATCAACGCCGCCGGTGCAAAGGACGCGTCCATTCAGGCCGGTGAACACTACGACAGCGCGATCACCGGCATTGTCATCGTGGCGGTCTTCGCAGCATTTGCCACGGTGTTGTTGGCCTGGTTGTTGACCCGCAGCATCGTTACCCCATTGAACCGTGCCGTCGCTGCCGCGCAAACCATCGCCGGTGGCAACCTGACCAAAACCATCGAAATCGACGGCAAGGATGAACCGGCGCGTCTGCTCGAGGCCCTGGCCGCGATGCAGACCAACTTGCGCAAGACGATCGAGCAGATCGCCGGCTCCGCCACGCAACTGGGCGCCGCCGCTGAAGAACTCAGCGCCGTGACCGAAGAAGCCTCCCGTGGCCTGCAACAACAGAACGACGAAATCGAACAGGCCGCCACCGCCGTCAACGAAATGACCGCTGCAGTGGAAGAGGTTGCACGCAACGCGGTGTCGACCTCCGAAGCCTCGAACCAGTCGACCCATGCTGCCCGTGAAGGTCGCGATCAAGTGGTGAAAACCGTCGACGCGATCCAGACCATGACCCACGACGTACAAACCACCGCGCAAATGATCGAAGGCCTGGCCGCTCAGGGCCGCGACATCGGCAAGGTGCTGGACGTGATTCGCGCCATCGCCGAACAGACCAACCTGTTGGCACTCAACGCCGCCATCGAAGCGGCCCGTGCCGGTGAAGCCGGGCGCGGTTTCGCTGTGGTAGCGGACGAGGTTCGCGCCTTGGCTCATCGCACTGCGCAATCGACCCAGGAAATCGAAAAAATGGTCGCCGGCATTCAGAACGGCACCGGCGAAGCGGTCGAGTCGATGCAACAAAGCAATCACCGCACCCAGTCCACCCTGGAAATGGCCCGTGCTGCCGGCGTTGCGCTGGAGCAGATCACTCAATCGATTCACCAGATCAACGAGCGCAACCTGGTGATCGCCAGCGCCTCGGAAGAGCAGGCGCAGGTGTCCCGCGAGGTCGACCGTAACTTGGTCAACATCCGCGACCTGGCCACCCAATCAGCCGCCGGCGCCAACCAGACCAGCGCCGCGACCCACGAACTGTCTCGCCTGGCGGTGGATTTGAACGCGATGGTGGCGCGGTTTGTGATTTGACCTAGGGTGAAGGCTGGAGACCGCTCAATCAGGAGACGTACATGCGCTATTCAGCCTTGACCCAACGAATCGCCGGGGAGGGAGCAGCGGCCTGGCGGATTCACGACCGAGCGCTGGAGTTACGCGCCGAGGGCATTGATGTCTTGCTGCTGTCCGTGGGTGATCCGGATTTCGATACGCCGCTGCCGATCATCCACGGCGCCATCGACAGCCTGCTGGCCGGCGATACCCATTATTCCGAAGTGCGCGGCCGGCTGGAGCTGCGCAAGCGGATCGCCGAGCGCCATCGACGCAACAGCGGCCAGGACGTCGATGCCGAGCATGTGATCGTGCTGCCCGGCGCGCAATGCGCGGTGTATTCGGTGGCGCAATGTCTGCTGGATCCGGGCGATGAAGTCATCGTCGCTGAACCCATGTATGTCACCTACGAAGGCGTGTTTGGCGCTTGCGGCGCGACCGTGGTGCCAGTGCCGGTTCGTCCGGAAAACGGCTTTCGAGTCGACCCGGCGGATGTCTCGGCGCGGATCACCCCCAGGACCCGAGCCATGCTGCTCAACAGTCCCAATAACCCCTCCGGTGCCAGTCTGTCGCTGCTGATCTGGCAGGAGCTGGCGGCGCTGTGCATTCGTCATGACTTGTGGCTGATCAGCGATGAGGTCTACAGCGAATTGTTATACGAAGGTGAGCATGTCAGCCCGGCCAGTCTGCCGGGCATGGCCGAGCGCACCGCGACTATCAACAGCCTGTCCAAATCCCACGCGATGACCGGGTGGCGGATCGGCTGGATGATCGGGCCAAAACCGCTGGCCGAGCATCTGGTGAATTTGTCGTTGAGCATGCTGTTCGGTCTGCCGGACTTTGTGCAGAAAGCGGCGCAAGTGGCGCTGGAAAAGGATCTGCCGGAAGTGACGCAGATGCGCGAGGAATACCGTTTGCGCCGGGATCTGGTGTGCGAGCGGTTGCGCGGCTGTCCGGGGGTGTACCCGATCAAGCCGGACGGTGGAATGTTCGTGATGGTCGATGTGCGGCAGACCGGGATCGGCGCGCAGGACTTTGCCGAGCGGCTGCTGGAGGGATATGGGGTTTCGGTGCTGGCCGGTGAAGCGTTCGGGCCGAGTGCGGCGGGGCATATTCGCATCGGGCTGGTGGTGGATCGGGTGAAACTGGCGGATGCGTGTTCAAGGATTGCCCTGTGCGCTGCGCAGCTTTTGCAAGTGCGCAGCGCCTGAAGGTTCTGCTTTGTCTTTACTGGCCCCTTCGCGGGCAAGCCCGCTCCCACAGGTTCTGAGTACACCGCAGAACATTGTGGGAGCGGCGGTGCGACGATTCGACTTGCCCGCGAAGACGGCCTGGCAGGCGCTGAATATTTCAGCCTTGCCAAGTTGATGAATTCACCAGATTCACCGGCCTCTCTCCGGCCAGCGCCGCCAACAGGTTCTCCACCGCACACCGCGCCATCGCTTCGCGAGTCTCATGGGTCGCCGAACCCATGTGCGGCGTTGCCACCACGTTGTTCAACTGCAGCAACGGCGAGTCATGATTCAACGGTTCACGCTCGAACACATCCAGCCCCGCCGCGCGAATCCGATTATGGCGCAAGGTTTCGATCATTGCAGCTTCATCTACAACCTTGCCCCGTGAAATGTTGATGAAGATGCTATCCGGACGCATCAACGCAAACTGTTCGGCGCCAATCAAACCTTCAGTCTGCGCCGTCAACGGCAACGTCAGGCAAATGAAATCCGCCTGCTGCAACAAATCCTCAAGGCTGCGGTACTGCGCATCAAAACGTTCCTCGACCGCCGGCTTGCGCGACTGGCTGTGATAGATCACCGGCATGCCAAACCCGAAATGCCCGCGTTGCGCCAGCGCCTCACCAATCCGCCCCATACCGATGATGCCCAACGTCTTGCCGTGCACATCGGTGCCGAAATGTGCCGGGCCGATGCTGCGGTGCCAATGGCCGCTGCGCACCATGTTCGCCAGTTCCACCACCCGCCGGGCGGCGGCCAGGATCAGCGCGAAACCGGTGTCGGCAGTGGTTTCGGTGAGCACGTCCGGGGTGTTGGTCAGCATGATCTTGCGGCGGGTCAGGTAGTCGATGTCGTAGTTGTCGACGCCCACCGAGACGCTGGAAATTGCTTCCAGCTGCGGTGCCAGATCGAGCAGTGCCGCGTCCAGTTTCAGGCTGGCACCCAGTAAACCGTGGGCGCCGGGGAGGGCGTCACGCAGCTTCATCAGGCCGTCAGCGTCGAGGCTGTCGATCAGCGTCACATTGACCTGTTCCTCAAGGCGCGCCATCAGGGCTGGCGACAGTTTCTTGTACAACACAACCTGCTTTTTCATCGCAGTCATCTCTCTATCAATTCAGGAATGGGCCGGCAGCGGACGCGGTGCGACGCGCTTGGCCGTCACCCGGTCGCTGGCGCCGGGCTTGAGGAAAATCGTCAGCACCACCGAGAGCATCAGCGCGCCGCTCATCAGCAAGTACGAAGCACCGGGCGAACCAGTGGAGCTGTTCAGGTAACCGACCAGATACGAACCGCCGAACGAACCCAGGGCGCCCATGCTGTTGATCAGCGCCATGGCACCACCGGCAACGTTGGCCGGCAGGATTTCCGGGACGATGGCGAAGAACGGCCCGTAAGGCGCGTACATGCAGGCGCCGGCAATCACCAGCAGCGTGTACGACCACCAGAAATGCTCGGCACCGAGGGCGTAGGAACCGTAGAACGCCACCGAGGCGATCAGCAGCGGCGGCCAGACGAAGCGTTTGCGCTTTTGCAGTTTGTCCGAGCCCCACGACACCAGAAGCATGCCGATCACTGCCGCCAGATACGGCAACGCCGACAGCCAACCGGCCTCGATCATGTCCATTTGCGCGCCGGCCTTGAGGATCGACGGCAGCCACAGCACAAAGCCGTAGACGCCGATGCTCCAGCAGAAAAACTGCAGCGCCAGGATGATCACCTTTGGCGAGCGGAAGGCTTCGGCGTAGTTCTTCACGGCTTTGATCCCGACCTGTTCGGCCGCCAGTGCGCTTTCCAGATCGTGCTTTTCCTGATCGCTGAGCCACTTGGCCTGGGCCGGACGATCATCGGCGAGTTTCCACCAGATGAAAGCCCAGAGTACCGCTGGCAAGCCTTCGATGATGAACATCCAACGCCAGCTGAAATGCTGCACCAGATACCCCGAAACCACCGACATCCAGAGCATCGTTACCGGGTTGCCGAGGATCAGGAAGGTGTTGGCCCGGGAGCGTTCGGCGCGGGTGAACCAGTGGCACAGGTACACCAGCATCGCCGGCATCACCGCCGCTTCGACCACACCGAGCATGAAGCGGATGACGATCAGCCAATAGGCGTTGGAGACCACGCCGGTCAGCGTGGCGAGCCCGCCCCAGAGGATCAGGCTGACGAAAATCAGCTTCTTCACGCTGTGCTTCTGCGCGTAGATCGCTCCGGGTACCTGGAAGAAAAAGTAGCCGAGGAAGAACAGCGCGCCGAGCAGCGAGGACAGGCCCGGCGTGATCATCAGGTCGGCGGCCATCCCGGACGCGGCGGCGAATCCGTAGTTGGCCCGGTCCAGGTACGCCAGGCTGTAGGTGATGAACACGATCGGCATGATGTACCACCAGCGGCGGGTGGCGAGGGTTGCGGTTTTCATGGTCTTGCTCCTGAGCTTGTTGTTTTTGTCGCAGCAGGTTCAAAAAATGTGTTGCCTGTCAGGGCCTCATCGCGGGCAAGCCCGCTCCCACAGTGTCCGTGGAGTACACAAAACTTGTGGGAGCTGCGGTGCGACGATTCGACTTGCCAGCGATTGCGGCTTCGAGCTCAGCGGTGAGTTCGGATCGGGTCGGCAAACCCTCCATGTCGCCACGGCTCTGCACCGCCCGGCTGCCAATCCAGTTGGCGCGTCTGACCGCTTCGGGAAAACTCTGGTGCTCCAGCAGGGCGCTGATCATCCCCACCGCAAATCCATCGCCGGCACCGACCGTGTCGACCACGGTTTCAACTGGCACACCAGCGACAAACCCCTGATCCAGATGCGTGCGGTAATACGCACCCTGCGGCCCGAGCTTGATCGCCACGGCTTCGGCACCCTGATCGAGATAAAACGCGGCGATATCCGCCGGGTCTTCAAACCCGGTCAGCAAGCGACCTTCGCTCAACCCCGGCAACACCCAGTGGGCGAGGGCAGCGAGGCGGTTGATTTCGCGGATCATCTCCCGTTCGCTGGCCCACAGGCTCGGGCGCAGGTTCGGGTCGAACGACACGCTGCGCCCGGCGTTGCGCATGCGGGTCATCAGCTCATGGGACATTTCCCGGGCCGAGGCGGACAGTGCCGGCGGAATGCCCGTGGCGTGCAGATGTCGGGCGCTTAACAGCGTCGGGGTGATCGATTGCGGCGACAGATGACTGGCCGCCGAGCCACGGCGGAAGTACTCGACCGTCGGATCGCTGCCGTCATCGTTGCGCGATTTGAGCTGGAAACCGGTCGGGTGCGCCGGGTCGACTTCAACGTGACTGCAATCCAGACCTTCCCGGTGCAGGGTTTCGACCACGAAGCGCCCCAGCGAATCGGCACCGACTCGGCTCAGCCACGCAACGTTGAAACCCAGCCGAGACAACCCGATGGCCACGTTGCTGTCCGCCCCGGCAATCCGCCTGTGGAACTGGTCGACGAATGCCAGATCACCGCTCTGTTCGGCGACAAACATGGCCATGGTTTCACCGAACGACAGAATATCGATCTCAGACATGAGCAGGCTCCAGACGGGATTGGCCGAGGCGGGCGAGGGCGGCGACGTGTTCGGTAGTCAATTGCACCAGGTCATCGCCCTGCAACGGGTATTCGGCGGCGCGCATGACCCCTTGGGCCATGTGCCGCAGCAGTTGTTCCCACAGATGCAGGTCAGTGGCGGCCGGCGGCACCGCCACCAGTTTGCCGTCGGCACGGCGGGCCACGGCTTTGCAATGGACGTAGCCGACATGGCGGCCCAGCAGTCGAGCGGCGCTGGTGGCGGACTGGTCTTGCCACTGCCAGTTGCCGATATCGAAGGTCATCTTGACCGGCAGGTTGTGTTGCTCGGCGGCGGCGAAGAAACGCTGGAACGGTTCGATCCGCCCACCGTGCAGGGTCTGGTCATTCTCTACCAGCAGTTGCACAGGGCTTTGCGCAAGGATCTGCGCCAGCGTCAGCAGATCGTTGTTGTCGGTGAAGAATCCAAGGGAAACCTTCAGCCACTTCGAGCCGAACGCTTCGGCGTTTTGCAACGCTGTGATGAGCTCGGGATTGGGCCGCGACTGACCGGCCAGCCACAGCTCGGTGGACGAGGAATAGATGCTTTGCAGGCCTTCAGCTTGTGTCGCAGCAGCCAATTGTTCGGGGACTTCGTTGGTCAGCAGCTCTTCGCGCCATTCGATGCGATTGGCGCCGGCGGCGGCCAACACTTCGATGAACGAGCCTTGGCCACGACGGCGCACAAGGTCGGCGCCGTAGCTGGACAGACTGATGGAAACGGCGGGTTTATTCATTGTTGTCTACCTCTGAAACCGGTTTCATTTTTGTTCAAAAAAAATCATCAAAGTGTGTAGTGCTCTTTCGGCCCCTTCGCGGGCAAGTCGAGTCGTCGCACCGCCGCTCCCACAGATATAGCGTCGTTCACAGTTCTCAAGCACACCCGAACACCTGTGGGAGCGGGCTTGCTCCGGGCGGCGATCCGACGAAGAGGCCATGTCAGTCACCACAAAATCCACGGGTCGAACCGCGCGCAATGAGCACCGGCGCAAAATCCAGTGTCCGCGCCGCTTCATCATCCCCACGCAAACGCTTGAGCAAACACTCAAATGCCTGCGCCCCAATCTCGGCGGTTGGCTGGGCAAGAGCAGTAATCCCGCTGCCCACCAACGGATACCAATCCAGATCATCCAGCGCGATCAACCCGATATCCTCGAACAACCGGCAGCCGATTTCGCGCAAGGCCAGGGTGCAGGCCAGCGCCGCCACGCCATTGGCGCAGAACAGCGCTTTCGGACCCGAATCAGGTGTGTTCAAAAAAGTTTGAAGATCGTTCGCAAGGCTTGGGCCGGTTTCCAACACGGCGCCACGCATTACGTCGCGCTGGCCAATCTGCTGCTGAAAACTGCTGACCCGCTCGATCCGAGAGCTGGTGCCATCATAGGGTTCAGTCACCAGTAGTACATCGCGATAGCCACGTTGCTGAAGATGTTCGAGCGCCATTTCGATCGCTTGCGGGTTGTTCAACCCGACCATGTCGCTGTCGAGCCCGTCGACCTTGCGATCCACCAGGACCAGTGGCATTTCCCGCTTCAGCTCATCCAGCTCATCCCGGTGATGGCCCAGGGTGTTCACGATCAGCCCTTCGATGTTGTACGAGCGCAACAGCGCCAGGTGCTGGCGTTCCTGCTCATCATCGCGGTCGGTGTTACACACCACCAGGCTGTAGCCATGCCGGCGGCAGGCGGTTTCCACCCCGTGCATCACGGCAATGGAATAAGGGTTGCGGATATCGGCCACCAGCATGCCGATCAGGCGGGTGCGGCCACGTTTCAAGCCTCGAGCCATCTGGTTTGGGCGGTAGCCGAGTTCGGCAATCGCCTGCTCGATGCGCTGGGCAATGGCATCGGAGAGCAGGGCACGGTCATCGCCGATAAAGCGCGAGACGCTGGCCTTGGACACGCCAGCGTGTTCGGCGACGTCGAGCATGGTGACGCGGCTGCGCTGGGCGGCGGAGAAATCGTTCACGGTCTGAAACCTTGTTATTGGATTTGTCAGGTCAGATTATCTGTATCTGAAACCGGTTTCAGGAAACACCAGAAGCGATTGGATCGTCAAGTGAATGATCGGAGGAAATTCATCAGTCGCCGACAAATGGCGCTCAATGGGGAATATCTGATATCAGCCGAACAGCCCGGCCGCGATGTTGATCGAAAACCCGAGAATCGCCGTATTGAAAACAAACCCGATCAACGATTGCGCCAGCACGATCTTGCGTATCTCCCGCGTGGCCACGCCGACATCCGCCGTCTGCACGGCGACGCCAATGGTGAACGAGAAATACAGAAAGTCCCAATAGTTGGGCGTTGTCAGGCCTTCGGCAAAGCGCAGCGCCGGCTCCTTGCCGTCCCAGGTGTAAAACAGCCGGGCGTAGTGCACGCTGAAGATCACCCCGATCAGCAGCCACGAACCGATCACGGTCAGCGCGGTGAAGCCGTAGTGCAGGAGTTTGCGGGTGGTTTCCAGATCCTTGCTGCCGGCCAGTTCGAAGGTGATGGTGGCGAGGCTGGCCAGGGCCGCGATGCACACGACGAACAGCACCAGTCCGGCGTTCTCATCCTCGACTTCGGCAATGCGTTTGACATCCGGCGCTTTTGCCCGGGCTGTCAGCCAGAACATCAGGATCAGATAGGTCCAGACCCCGGCGTTCCAGCCGATGAGGATTTTGCTGATGACGGATTCCGCCGGGGCCAGGAGGCCGGCGGCAAGGCCGAGCAATGCGGCGGCAGAGAGGCGAGGGTGGGTGCGGGCGAGGAAGCGCATGGGGACTCGATGGGCCAGGGTGGTTCAGACACCTTAGCCCAGCGCGGCGACCTGTGGCCACCGCGCCGGGAGCGCTCGATCAATCAGGCTTGGTGAACCGGCGCACAAGCTTGATCACGACAACGAAGAACACCGGCACAAAAATCACCGCCAATGTGGCTGTGATCATCCCGCCAATCACCCCGGTGCCAATCGCTTGCTGGCTCGCCGAGCTGGCGCCCGTAGCAATCGCCAGCGGCACCACGCCCAGAATGAACGCCAGCGACGTCATGACAATCGGCCGCAACCGCAGGCGCGCCGCTTGCAACGTAGCGTCAATCAGGTCGTGACCTTCGTCATACAGGCTCTTGGCAAACTCGATGATCAGGATCGCGTTCTTCGCCGACAGGCCGATGATAGTAATCAGCCCGACCTTGAAGAACACATCGTTCGGCATCCCGCGCAGAGTCACCGCCAGCACCGCGCCGAGCACGCCGAGCGGCACCACCAGCAAAACGGAAGTCGGAATCGACCAGCTCTCGTACAACGCCGCCAGACACAGGAACACGATCAGC
The sequence above is a segment of the Pseudomonas sp. HS6 genome. Coding sequences within it:
- a CDS encoding sugar diacid recognition domain-containing protein, giving the protein MFELDHDLAQDIVDRAMAILPYNVNVMDSQGLILGSGEPERINTRHEGAQLVLANGRVVEIDAQTAVHLKGVQPGINLPLLLDQRLIGVLGITGEPEQLRTYAELVRMTAEMLVGQRNQQSEQQWRRQRCDDLLALLLSEAGDSPRLVDEAQQLGLKPQLTRVPYLFELGLEHGPGQTVEALSAWLMSRYPDSWCVSSAKSSLLWCRPASQNVEHDRLLEKLDGLGWNILRIAVGGQADGLAGLRRCYRRVGDLLAYGREVLPRSRLLTLNRYRLPVMLWRHRNDDALDELLKPLRKVIAKDSNGQLLATLRSWCDHDGQSQACADALGIHRNSLRYRMERIAELSGVDPLKLDGMLALYLGVQLLPQI
- a CDS encoding glycerate kinase, giving the protein MKIVIAPDSFKDSLSAQGVAEAIALGLAQVWPQATLIKCPMADGGEGTVESILAACEGELRRTRVRGPLGAAVEAAWGWLPHNHTAIIEMAEASGLQLVPPGQRDACVSSTFGTGELIRAALDAGAQRVILAIGGSATNDGGAGAMQALGVKLLDAQGQSLVPGGLALAQLARLDLSELDPRLAQVRFDIAADVNNPLCGPHGASAIFGPQKGASPAQVQQLDQALGHFAELCALALGKDVRDEPGSGAAGGLGFAAKAFLGAQFQAGVEVVAELVGLADAVKGADLLITGEGRFDAQTLRGKTPFGVARIAKQHGVPVIVIAGTLGEGYQELYDHGIDAAFAVTSGPMTLEHACAEAPRLLRERATDIARVWRMATPA
- a CDS encoding methyl-accepting chemotaxis protein, translating into MSLRNLNIAPRAFLGFAFIALLVIVLGVFAVNRMSVIRQASVEMQTNQLPSVAYLGVVTENVLRLRILSFRILVNRDAAGLQDAQTRIGVLVDKVRSAQAAYAALPAESEERAQYQAFATTLDNYLQAQNQMMDLSRQDKVEDMRTLINTKIKDGTDQMGEQLNKLIAINAAGAKDASIQAGEHYDSAITGIVIVAVFAAFATVLLAWLLTRSIVTPLNRAVAAAQTIAGGNLTKTIEIDGKDEPARLLEALAAMQTNLRKTIEQIAGSATQLGAAAEELSAVTEEASRGLQQQNDEIEQAATAVNEMTAAVEEVARNAVSTSEASNQSTHAAREGRDQVVKTVDAIQTMTHDVQTTAQMIEGLAAQGRDIGKVLDVIRAIAEQTNLLALNAAIEAARAGEAGRGFAVVADEVRALAHRTAQSTQEIEKMVAGIQNGTGEAVESMQQSNHRTQSTLEMARAAGVALEQITQSIHQINERNLVIASASEEQAQVSREVDRNLVNIRDLATQSAAGANQTSAATHELSRLAVDLNAMVARFVI
- a CDS encoding pyridoxal phosphate-dependent aminotransferase, with protein sequence MRYSALTQRIAGEGAAAWRIHDRALELRAEGIDVLLLSVGDPDFDTPLPIIHGAIDSLLAGDTHYSEVRGRLELRKRIAERHRRNSGQDVDAEHVIVLPGAQCAVYSVAQCLLDPGDEVIVAEPMYVTYEGVFGACGATVVPVPVRPENGFRVDPADVSARITPRTRAMLLNSPNNPSGASLSLLIWQELAALCIRHDLWLISDEVYSELLYEGEHVSPASLPGMAERTATINSLSKSHAMTGWRIGWMIGPKPLAEHLVNLSLSMLFGLPDFVQKAAQVALEKDLPEVTQMREEYRLRRDLVCERLRGCPGVYPIKPDGGMFVMVDVRQTGIGAQDFAERLLEGYGVSVLAGEAFGPSAAGHIRIGLVVDRVKLADACSRIALCAAQLLQVRSA
- a CDS encoding D-glycerate dehydrogenase, whose protein sequence is MKKQVVLYKKLSPALMARLEEQVNVTLIDSLDADGLMKLRDALPGAHGLLGASLKLDAALLDLAPQLEAISSVSVGVDNYDIDYLTRRKIMLTNTPDVLTETTADTGFALILAAARRVVELANMVRSGHWHRSIGPAHFGTDVHGKTLGIIGMGRIGEALAQRGHFGFGMPVIYHSQSRKPAVEERFDAQYRSLEDLLQQADFICLTLPLTAQTEGLIGAEQFALMRPDSIFINISRGKVVDEAAMIETLRHNRIRAAGLDVFEREPLNHDSPLLQLNNVVATPHMGSATHETREAMARCAVENLLAALAGERPVNLVNSSTWQG
- a CDS encoding MFS transporter; amino-acid sequence: MKTATLATRRWWYIMPIVFITYSLAYLDRANYGFAAASGMAADLMITPGLSSLLGALFFLGYFFFQVPGAIYAQKHSVKKLIFVSLILWGGLATLTGVVSNAYWLIVIRFMLGVVEAAVMPAMLVYLCHWFTRAERSRANTFLILGNPVTMLWMSVVSGYLVQHFSWRWMFIIEGLPAVLWAFIWWKLADDRPAQAKWLSDQEKHDLESALAAEQVGIKAVKNYAEAFRSPKVIILALQFFCWSIGVYGFVLWLPSILKAGAQMDMIEAGWLSALPYLAAVIGMLLVSWGSDKLQKRKRFVWPPLLIASVAFYGSYALGAEHFWWSYTLLVIAGACMYAPYGPFFAIVPEILPANVAGGAMALINSMGALGSFGGSYLVGYLNSSTGSPGASYLLMSGALMLSVVLTIFLKPGASDRVTAKRVAPRPLPAHS
- a CDS encoding sugar kinase, coding for MSEIDILSFGETMAMFVAEQSGDLAFVDQFHRRIAGADSNVAIGLSRLGFNVAWLSRVGADSLGRFVVETLHREGLDCSHVEVDPAHPTGFQLKSRNDDGSDPTVEYFRRGSAASHLSPQSITPTLLSARHLHATGIPPALSASAREMSHELMTRMRNAGRSVSFDPNLRPSLWASEREMIREINRLAALAHWVLPGLSEGRLLTGFEDPADIAAFYLDQGAEAVAIKLGPQGAYYRTHLDQGFVAGVPVETVVDTVGAGDGFAVGMISALLEHQSFPEAVRRANWIGSRAVQSRGDMEGLPTRSELTAELEAAIAGKSNRRTAAPTSFVYSTDTVGAGLPAMRP
- a CDS encoding sugar phosphate isomerase/epimerase — translated: MNKPAVSISLSSYGADLVRRRGQGSFIEVLAAAGANRIEWREELLTNEVPEQLAAATQAEGLQSIYSSSTELWLAGQSRPNPELITALQNAEAFGSKWLKVSLGFFTDNNDLLTLAQILAQSPVQLLVENDQTLHGGRIEPFQRFFAAAEQHNLPVKMTFDIGNWQWQDQSATSAARLLGRHVGYVHCKAVARRADGKLVAVPPAATDLHLWEQLLRHMAQGVMRAAEYPLQGDDLVQLTTEHVAALARLGQSRLEPAHV